In the genome of Thalassophryne amazonica chromosome 6, fThaAma1.1, whole genome shotgun sequence, the window aAAGAATGgctttgaactgggaactttctaCACTGAAAACAACTGCAGCTAATTACTTGGCCACttatttcattcattcaacttCTATTCctatttactccaattaagagtcctggaggggctgaagcctatcccaaagTCGTGGGGCGagagcagggtacacccaggacagtatGCCAGTCTACTGCAGGTCACTTTCATTTAattcattgatttatttatttacaggtgTGGCAGCAACACTCTCCTGTAAATCTTGAACACTCTATTGCAAACATGTAAGGGCGCCATGTCCCCTCCCATACCTTAGACTCAGGTAAGATCTCAGTGAAAAAATATAGCCAGTTTCTACCATTTGTCTTAAATTACTCGATCATGTCTCCTGTCATTGTACGTTCAAAGCCATTCACTTCAGATATGAGCTTAGCTGACATCAttattagttgttgtttttttttttttgttttgtttttttaagaaactGGTTGGAAAAAATAAGATTAGGTTACAACTCACCAGTCCAAAAGGAGGCGGTAATGCATTTAGCGCCTTCGCAAACCGCCAATAAACACTGACGAAGAAGAAGCAGCACTAGCAGAGACTCCTCTCCTCATCCTGTCGTAAGGATCAAGTCAAATTGATTAGATTGAGACTGGGGCATTGTGGGTtggcagcatatttaaaagtgattggaaaacatccagatgggttgtgtcagtgtggtcagttggaaagtgttcatcatgttttaatgtgctgtcCTATGTATTCTAGTGATAGGCGGAAATTGTTGAAAGATTTGTCAGACTGTGGGTTGACTGAGTTTTCTTTTAGGTCAATTTTTTCTGAGGGCAGTTACTCTTATTTAGTGGACGaagctgtgattaagttcctCCATTCCACCAACCTCTATTTGAGAGTCAAACATGATAAAGTGTTTAACTATTACCTGTGGGGGGCAGCATTATGCTACGCCAGCGTATAGCCTGCCGGAatctattagaagaagaagaagcagcactAGCAGGCAGCAGAAGAAGAACAAACAGCCGCTTCAGGGCCGCTGAAGTCtgagtttgtgttttctgttgtaaaaGGTAATTGTAATTGCCAGAATGAAGTTTAACTTTGACATGTATTTTACaactaaaaaggcgagaagtgtctgTCTGCGGTCTAAGACGAATGAAACGCGTGGCAGGAGATGTACTTTGTGTAGCTAACGCTGCCTCTCACTTTGAAAGGGTGCAAAATATGAGCCGGACAGCGTTTAGTTTTTAAATTTCTGTCTGAACGTTCTTGTCTGCAGGCGTTTGTGTCCAGGGTTCGAGTtaaggtagaaaaaaaaaaaatacgcctCCCATTCAGTCAATTAATTTTGATGTTTAATTGTGATGTACATTTGAATGCAACCCATTCATaggacgtatcggtcacgtcatttgtatggcaagccaacagtgccacaattacGCCACTTGCAGTCGCGTTTCACCAAAAAAAacgccgttttgtcagttattgtgGCGCTTTTTATGCCGTAATTAAAGACGACGCCGTTAAATGCGCCGTGTCAAAATATACGCCGATTTTTTTACGCCgcaatggagcccttaaaaaaCGCCGTTCAGATGCAcacaacaggtctttgagggccagaattcctgctgattggcaggtgttgaaatacttatttgcagcagtaacatgcaaataaattattaaaaaaaaaaatcatacattgtgatttctggatttttttttttattttatttttttttaagattatgtctgtcacagtggacatgcacctaagatgaaaatttcagacgcctccatgatttctaagtgggagaactttcaaaatcgcagggtgtacttattttcctcactgtttatATTACGAGCTGAGTTACCAGTTGTACGCATAGGTAATGGAGAGGAATTGTAGCCATGCAATACAAAATCAGttgccagcttcagaaagtaaggaTCTATGATGTAGAGCTTTAAGGACTTTATGAACTTCCTGAACCGAGAAAGGTACAAATTTGAAAGGTTGACCAGCAGACATTAGGAGGCCTTGCAAGATTTCACAGCAACAGATCCCACAGAGTCAAACAAAGAGCCAGACGATATAAAATGTTTGTAAAAACAATTCAACATCTACATCCTATCATAGACAGGAACAGTATCCTTTAAAACATAAGTAGGTAGAACCTGAGAGCTTTTTACTCACCGAGAGAGATTtaataacatttcaaaatttccatCATAGTACCAATTTGTAGTGAAGCCTCTTGCATGTCTTTTTAACCTCACAGCGGAAAAGAATGAAATTCCCTTAGTATGAAaactacagggtgaacacaaaaacactccttggtttcaaatatttatatcaaACGTTACATgaatcattttaaaattttgaagaaGAGcctacaaaagagaaaaaaacttgatgagtttctgcaactgtagataccaaaattgtaaaattattcatacaAAGTGTTGACACCCCACTGTCAGTTATACTCTCAGGGGTGGCCTGCTCTGGCCACCAGAAGATCCAGTGTTAATTTCACTAAGTGCTTTTAAATCCAAATTGAATGCACTTGAGTCCAGCTCCATAATATACACTTGCTTTTATAGTATgcttgtaatttaaatttttattatctttttatttgccttttgtttgtgtctgtgtaagCGTGTAACTGTGCTTTGTATTTGCTGCTGTTTATCTTGGCCAGGACATTCTTGGAAAAGATGTTCTTAATCTTAATGGGAgtattttagttactttatatatatatatataaaaaaaagttactcacgggatttgaacctgcaagatTGTAAGTGAAAGACAGGCGCTTTACCACTACactacaaatacagttaaacagtTGGGATGTAAAACACCTAAACTCAAGAAAGACAGAAacgtatttaataaaaaataaataaataaaacgcaACGATATGTAAATGAAGAAGTAAATTTATGAGCTATTTTCCAGCCTAACCCCCCGAATATTGGCCGAAGTTAAACTACACAAGAGGTAAGTTGGAGCAAACTTTGCCACAAAGAGATCTGTGCTggactgattctgtctgcttgTCTTGATCAGCGATTGGACACAAACACTTAAAGTTCAGTGGCTGAGAAAAAAGGGGGCTGGAGATAATTATAATACTGTACAAACGCCGTAAAATACGCACGTTGTGAAATTCAGACGCGCGTATTGTGCATCTGAACGGCGTTTTTTACTGCGTTTTTTTAAAGGCTCCATTGCAGCGTAAAAACGGCGTATTTTTTGACACATTACGGCGCATTTAACGGCGTCGTCTTTAATTGCGGCATAAAaagcgccgtaataactgacaaaatggcgttttttgtttttttttttttttttttgggtgaaacgcgactgaaagtggcgtaattgtggcactgttggcttgccataattttgtgtcccgcggccattctggattacgacgcggtggccgctttgttacactacgtgcatttggcgaacaattgcagaagcttcaacgtcggtgtgaagaagcctcacggcaccgtggcactgagagagatccgccgctaccagaaatccactgttaccagaattttatcttattttatttggcaataaaattatataagatagataaaaatactgccgaggataacacaagaacgcttccaataaggatgcttatttacattgtggtcctcgagcaccgagctgctgatccgcaggctgcccttccagcgcctggtgagagaaataagtcaggacttcaagacgacctccgctttcgtagctccgctgtgatgctctgcaggaagccttcgaggctgacctggtcggcagcttcctagttcacagtatcgcagtgtgacactgtcggcgagttcgttacatcaacactaaattcactatctggtataagatacggatccactgaaccaactgctacacatctatcacgataaatagctttatctcgaggatttaaagcgtcgtaataaccggacattctctccatttttctatcacgcgccagcctccttgtaatccagaatggagacggcacccgtcctgcagcaaatcggtcacgtgattgaaaaccctctatacggatgcttatttacattgtggtcctcgagcaccgagctgctgatctgcaGTTATTTCTTACTATTTTCacttatgatttttaataatatgCTGCAATGATGTCTGTTATGATGTGGAAACATTTCTTAAAAAGTTGCAGTGCAAGTTGTGATGGTTtatttttgttggggtttttttgcaaTAAAATTGCAGAAACAAGTGAAAATAGTTGATAGTGATCATTTCTTATTTTTTGACGAATGCATTAAACGCGAAAGGGATGTTGTTCCAgtgagacattttattgaaaactATTTTCTTTATCTCTTATTTACACAAAGGGCTATGAGGCAAAAGTATACATAATTTTATCTAAATACATTATACGTATTTAACTAGGACGTtgacctgtggggatccacaggttcgAGATGTGGTCATTTGTCCTGTATACGGAGGAAAGGTGGtttttggggaaaatctgttaCAGTtatcctacttttttttttttttttttttattgacacaGAAAAACTTCTTGGCTTGATTTAGGTTTAATCTGCTTTCAGTTGTGTCATcagtaagcttttctgaagctgcttaactagtacaatattccatgtaaagaaattacaaataactAAAATTTTACAATGTGACTTTAATGTGACAATGTTCACATTAgaacaaatccccccccccctttttttttttttttttttttttggggggggtctgtgtgagacactgttgagacataattctgctgttttgtccggagtgtgaacatgttaattgtgggtttggggtcacatgcacacagaaaatgtccagattttaaTCTGGtgtctgggatgttagaggatggacatactgatgaattctgtcaggtctgcagcaacctcacatgcttttattttgacatacAGGCTCTTTTGTGGAAGTGCATATTGGCCAGTCACCGTGCTGTTTTTATggcttgaatcctcatgaaaaaatacataactatgccaaaggatgaaagtcagctctttctggatttcagttgatgctctggatacacaaacacacatatgcCACTTCCTTTTTAATTATATGGATTGAAAATTTACATTATAAATCTAAAATGAAGTTTCATAATAATGAAATTATTCCTGTTTAAATTGATTAAAGGTAATTTATTAATTCTTCTCAATTGCCAAGGCAAGACAAGACAGTCTACATATGTCCTGTGGGCCGTGCATTGGGCAGCAGCCCTGTACTTGcacttccacagacaaacagaagGAAGAAACTTTTGCTCCAGTGTGTGCATGTTTATTTGTGGTTTTCAGCTTAACTGCTGTGAAACAGTCACAAAATATTTTTGTCTGTTTCACAGTTTTACATGAAGACCATCACATTGTCTCCTTACATTTTCACTTACTCTGaaatgttcacactgttcagaCATAACAGTAGCCAGGAAAAAGAATGCAGCCAAACTCCCATGATGAAGCTAAATTAGCTCCACATGGAACTCTTCCAGTGATGGCAGAGTTTGCTCGAAATAGAATTCATACCGATGTCCTTCACATGCCGCTCGTTTCTTGTGCCCAGGTTGCCACGTGTATGTAAATCCACATCGTTTTTATATTGGTTATGTTCCCCCCACCCATGGACGAAGGGCATTAAATTGAGCCCTGTAAGTAAGCATGTGTTGTGCTGCTGTTGATATGTAAGTAGGCGTGTCTTGTAGTTTTGGGAGCTGCAGATGGTATTGTTGTAAAATGTGAAGAAcgacctttgtttttgttttccgtcTTTTTGTGAGCAGCATGGCAGATGAGGAGGATGAGGCTGGGTTTGATGAGGAGCTGGAGGACTGCAGCGGGCCGGACGTTTGCCACGGCAGAAGAAAGAGGCTGTTCTCCAAAGAGCTGCGCTGTATGATGTACGGCTTTGGAGATGACCAGAACCCCTACACAGAGTCTGTGGACATCCTGGAGGACCTGGTTATCGAGTTCATCACGGAGATGACCCATAAGGCCATGTCGATTGGACGCCAGGGTCGCGTGCAGGTGGAGGACATCGTCTTTCTGATCCGGAAGGACCCCAGAAAGTTTGCTAGAGTTAAAGATCTGCTGACCATGAATGAAGAGCTGAAGAGAGCCCGCAAAGCTTTCGACGAAGCAAACTATGGCTCCTGAACCTTCACGCTGATTTAgcagttgttttgtgtttatatcTGAGTAGACTTCTTCATTTGGATACAGTAACTCTGGTGGCACAGGAAGCAAACTGTCTAACTGCAAACTGTCTAACAAACAAAAGGCTCATGGTAAACATCCAAACGTGCCAGTGTCATGTGCTGTAatgagtgcattttttttttttttttttttttttatgtatggaGGTGACATTGATATCAAGATGTTTTTCTTCTGCAAAAGGCTGATTAAACAAAGTAGTTTTCTTTTACCAGTATTCTGACTGAATTTGAATCGCCGCAGAAAGAACAAGGGATTGTAGGCTTAGGTGACGAGTGCTGCTTCACAAATGAGTTGATCAAGAAACGGGTCGCATCCAGCAGAGACAGATATAAGATTTTATGACGAATAAGTCAtgtaatcaataaaaaaaaaatcgtgaGTTCAGGTCCAGAGCTGAATGAGAATCTGGGCCTGAATTTATAAAGCTTCTCAGAATTATGCGTAAGACACTGCTAAGAATTGTAAGTGTAAAAATGGCCTAAAAAAAAACTACTTAAAAGTTAGCAAGAGTCACAGTCCGACTTTAAGTGTAGGACTCAGTTATAGAACCATccgtggttctcaagaccaggcacctaagtggctctactctactctcctattttactcttcctttttagatatacctttgtatactggcatagttccaccttacaattggaatataatatataagatataccttactgaattttcatagagCTCATTCATGATAGTTTGTTGTGCTACAAGCGATATTTTGGATGAGATAACCAATCACGTAATGGATTTTCATATTTAAAAATATTCTCTGATAAATTTAACAATGAATGGAGAAAGTCCAAAGTTGAGTTTACATGCAACGTGTACACTGCAAAAAGGGgtgaattaagattgttaaatctagaaataagcaggTCAGACACTTAAAATAAGACATTAACCCGTAAAGTATCAAGCATgtttaaagttttttttgtttttgttttttatcttgGTGCAAATTATATGGTTCTTaccaagacccccccccccccccccccccccccccaaaaaaaagtggtaGATAATTTAACGGTTAATGTCTTATTATTTTAAGTGTTTGACctgtttatttctatatttaacaATCTTAATTGTCATGTGACTTGTCAaatgaaattatctgtccatgcagcaagataatttccctcagatttagtgtttatCTTGTATTTAGACACCCTTTTTTTGCAGTGTGAGAAAAAATTATGAAGGGTTCTGTGTACCAGTGTGTAATAAGGGTTGGGGTTAGGATTACATTTTTCTGAAATTAAGAAAAAGAATGGAAATTCAAGCAGTACTTCCACATctggatcaaatcaattttatttatacaacccctggcaataattatggaatcaccggcctcggaggatgttcattcagttgtttaattttgtagaaaaaaagcagatcacagacatgacacaaaactaaaatcatttcaaatggcaactttctggctttaagaaacactatacgaaatcaagaaaaaaaattgtggcagtcagtaacggttacttttttagaccaagcagaggggaaaaaaatatggaatcactcaattctgaggaataaattatggaatcaccctgtaaattttcatccccaaaactaacacctgcatcaaatcagatctgctcattagtctgcatctaaaaaggagtgatcacaccttggagagctgttgcaccaagtggactgataagaatcatggctccaacacgagagatgtcaattgaaacaaaggagatgattatcaaacttaaaagggtaaatcatcacgcaatgttgcaaaagatgttggttgttcacagtcagctgtgtctaaactctggaccaaatacaaatgacatgggaaggttgttaaaggcaaacatactggtagaccaaggaagacatcaaagcgtcaagacagaaaacttaaagcaatatgtctcaataattgaaaatgcacaacaaaacaaatgaggaacgaatgggaggaaactggagtcaacgtctgtgatcgaactgtaagaatccgcctaaaggaaatgggatttacatacagaaaagctaaactaaagccatcattaacacctaaacagaaaaaaaacaaggttacaatgggctaaggaaaagcaatcgtggacggtggatgactggatgaaagtcatattcagtgatgaatctcgaatctgcattgggcaaggtgatgatgctggaacttttgcttggtgctgttccaatgagatttataaagatgactgcctgaagagaacatgtaaatttccacagtcattgatgatatggggctgcatgtcaggtaaaggcattggggagatggctgtcattacatcatcaataaatgcacaagtttacattgatagtttggaaacttttcttatcccatcaattgaaaggatgtttggggatgatgaaatcatttttcaagatgataatgcatcttgccatagagcaaaaactgtgaaaacgttccttgcaaaaagacacatagggtcaatgtcatggcctgcaaatactccggatcttaatccaattgaaaatctttggtggaagttgaagaaaatggtccatgaatgGTCCATTATTGACTCCCACAATtttctttcctgatttcttatagtgtttcttaaagccatgatctgtgatctgctttttttctacaaaaacaaCCCACCCTTatgcgaacatttgcaaacatcaaacaaatgttcatataatgtttgtttactgttcagcaagtttgcaaacgttcatgtaatgttcgtgatgtttgtctaatgtttgcatggaagcgaaaatttgcgaacatcaagtgaacgttcatagaatgttcatttactgttcagcaagtttgcaaatgttcatataatgtttgtgatgtttgtctaatgtttgcatgaaagcaaacattagacaaacatgtaagcaaacatttgcaaaaatcaatcaaatgtttatagaatgtatgcttaatgttcagtgtgtttgcgaacattcacataatgttcatgttgtatgtgtaaagcttgcctctaaataaaagtataaattaaattattatttaattattacaattattttgtaaaatttcatcttataggaaaacattaaatatcatttactgcctacagaaagttaatgttggactccatttaaattatgtgtgcaaacataggtagaatgaacaataggaaatgattTCAACACTCATGGTAACCAATAAtatgtcgatttatgatttattcagaccTACTGAATATACGagagtaggctgaaaagttctaaggctccccatgaaggagtaatgcattaactgcattatagtgagccttagaacttttcagcctaccctcgtataatttcaagattactgtgataaactgacagagctaactcagaaacatgtcttggggcaacttgcataaacatgcactctgttaattggaatattatttttgcaataaaaaatttacatcactacagactgtgattgtcagctactgaaatatgtttttttatggaaacagattgcaatggcagcttattatccagaagtccgacagacctgagttacatacattttgccatattttctaaaagcataatatctttagcatttttggaaataaggaaaaatacattaaaggtattaaaattgatttacaacataatgttttcaacatgcatgagcaggaaacattgacatttaaataaaacagctcatagacaaataatattttttactggtcacttcacaacttgcagttcaaacattatcagacatgtttttaaacaaacatgctgaacatgagatgaatagtcacacatgtcacagtctaacagtgtttggtgggaattatTACCATAACATATTTCttcctttctgattcctttaatttcagctgctcaattcatgttttcagtgaggcatgatattataattatccagggtaaaacatgtacattgtacacattataacacctggatacaatcatttctgaatgtaaaatgcaacattctcattctggtaaaaaaaaaaaaaaaagcttgtagtgctctccaccaaacagttggtggcagtggtgcaccgagttgggttaaaacccgctgtttaacgaagaagaagaagaagacttggcTAACTAACAGTGCTGCATGCTCTCCGCtctcttttggcaaataaaagtgTATGTTCAAGACGTTAATgtgcctgttcagtctctatactacgattaagagaccactgagagcagaagaggagactaacgctggatgatcatcgactggatcacagaaaaccaacacaaccacgagttagcagctagcttcaaatggcgaggccttcctacagtcatcacgaggtaatggaacctgatgtgagcacaaacccattttagacagaaaagatagaacttgcttgaagcttgattatgccagacatggactaatgAGAACCAAACcagcacatttttgactagcacggtgctaacgttagccacagagaggcacaggcctaattcatattttgtccatgttttaatatattctgatattaagccagaagcctaaaggtgtcaataaggtgtgtgggcatctcacttccaaggacatgcaggttgggtgaattggaaactttataattgtccaggtcacttataaaagaggtctcgatctcaaagggactaatttgcttaaataaatgctaaatttaaaatatacataactttttatgaccatgactaatatatatactctgtctttaagtttaagtaatgtcagtgcccagaaagagactttgtaAAGATAAGTTTGATAATATTTTCGATCATTGTTTGTTCCCCTCCACAGTAACCACGCCTGCTGCCTTAAGAGTTGTTAAAtcactgaatcctccatctgaccagtcggttgagtgtgtgtctgcagttgattcacatcagcccgatctttatcccgaggtttgtactataatggttaaataagattgttcagtgtcttgtgccagaagattctaaaaattcacattcagcaagaaaaatattcaaaatttctggcaagaaatattctgttctatttgggatataatttgaaaatacagtaaaatctgccagtaatgaagttgtatatactaactttccttatttaaagaaataatttacaggtctTGTTACTTAAttgacatgtttatttattgctgatataaagttacagaattccttttataaaaactcagtttctatgtcccttgcataaagtttcatttgcatagtgtgtgcatactgtctatggtaccatacacttgaaacaggaGGACTTGTATgctatactactgaggtttaccaccttatctggtgtgggaaaagtgatctgtccaaaaaaaaaaaaaaaaattttgagattcttttggtgggtaaatagacctgagaaagcaccagaattagggctgaaacgatgagtcgagtaacttgaataattcgattacaaaaaatgtttgaggcaaattctgtgcctcgaagcttcgtttaatgttgtagcacatatgtcaggcctgtgtgtggcgctgcaacatccgcagaaaaaaaaacaaaaggcgagcataacagctaatcaaattagcaacgatagctaccgctttccaacgtgacacatagagtaaaataaagccttttaagagaaagatggtccatactgatcatctgaaatagacttactgtgcatttaaagcgaagcagtgtgtttgtctatttttctgctctacgtggggagggactattgacccggtggccagctgctgtctctctctgcccagcgtgaggagctctcagaccgggcgagtcacagctctgtccccggctacattgacaaacagcagaagtccactctttcttctgtgtttacctcagactcacactgagtgtatcACTTTTTAATGAtgcgtttttgggcaacacacaacacttcacgaacacggtaacttaaataataaaaaactgactgcgatgctgcatgttcaacctccagctgaaatgcatctgctgaagagaaagagggataaaaaaatcacgcagggacccagtccatcaacctttatttaaaaaaaaaaaacttggttaatttttacaaattggacaaaacaaaatagaaggctacatcccatcgccatttcagcaaaatgacagtgacattgtgccattgcttatagACAGcccattgatgttgtttaaaacgcaaaagtactttttatccgattactcgattaatcgccagaataatcgatagaatacttgactgCTAAAATAATTGATACCTACAGCactaaccagaatgcatttgagatttcacatttttctgggggacaaccacctgaCCAACCATCAGGGCCttgccaagatctttcaagtttgtttttttttttttttggttgttttttcctccatggctcactttcatcactgagtggtggccaagtggttaatgcgcttggtttcagtgcagaaggttccgggctcaaatcccacccctgccacatttctccatgtaatgtggagttgcatcaggaagggcatccggcgtaaaacctgtgccaattcaacatgcagatccacctcagatttgctgtggcgaccccgagtgcaaacaagggagcagccgaagggacttacttacctacttactttcatcactca includes:
- the taf13 gene encoding transcription initiation factor TFIID subunit 13 — its product is MADEEDEAGFDEELEDCSGPDVCHGRRKRLFSKELRCMMYGFGDDQNPYTESVDILEDLVIEFITEMTHKAMSIGRQGRVQVEDIVFLIRKDPRKFARVKDLLTMNEELKRARKAFDEANYGS